From one Cupriavidus sp. P-10 genomic stretch:
- a CDS encoding transglutaminase family protein — translation MNAVARPLRHEDHGMLLGQLALVLAPQARTLPVSVSLLLLLLLGWRWLLWRRRAPLPSRWMLGTTALLVLLVASALAWQAGGGVGRELAVALLGAFVILKLLECRALADATLVTQLSFYLLLTLYLSDQPFWLALYSLAIGAWVLRNWLLLHHPEARSRLAIWPMLGRMALLGLPWAVAMFVLFPRLEHPLWQLPQSAPTGTTGLSDSMRPGSVGKLIRSPALALRAEVAGPPLPAAALYWRALVLWEYDGITWRPARQRLHALAPAPAAVSGGHGIDYSITLEPSSQHWLLVLDRGQAVSPSADAAVTPDGEFMARRPVDQRLRYQARSMLVPAPEALDAATRRLALALPAGNPRARALAGTWAAQHADPAARVQAALRLFAAAPFAYTLSPPPLGAEQVDSFVFNTRRGFCEHYASSFVFLMRAAGVPARVVTGYQGGEYNPIGGHYVVRQSDAHAWAEVWLDGRGWVRVDPTSAVAPSRIEQGLDAALGAEAAAWRPAHQPGWMQDVRWAYEGMVYRWQRWVLQYDHAQQARLLATLGTGASAGQLLAGALGVLCLLALVPLWRRREQADPLDAAYDRFCELLARHGCVRAPAEGPQDFAARASARLPQAAAPIAAVAAAYIGQRYGKGGEGGKAGKGDPTHARQAAERMRAGTRDIAGALRRQK, via the coding sequence ATGAACGCCGTGGCACGGCCGCTGCGGCATGAAGACCACGGCATGCTGCTCGGCCAGCTGGCGCTGGTGCTGGCGCCGCAGGCGCGCACGCTGCCGGTGTCGGTCAGCCTGTTGCTGCTGCTGCTGCTGGGCTGGCGCTGGCTGCTGTGGCGCCGGCGCGCGCCGCTGCCGTCGCGCTGGATGCTCGGCACGACCGCGCTGCTGGTGCTGCTGGTGGCCAGTGCGCTGGCCTGGCAGGCCGGCGGCGGCGTTGGGCGAGAGCTGGCGGTGGCGCTGCTGGGTGCGTTCGTCATCCTCAAGCTGCTCGAGTGCCGCGCGCTGGCCGATGCCACGCTGGTCACGCAGTTGTCCTTCTACCTGCTGCTGACGCTGTACCTGTCGGACCAGCCCTTCTGGCTGGCGCTGTACAGCCTGGCGATCGGCGCCTGGGTGTTGCGCAACTGGCTGCTGCTGCACCACCCGGAGGCGCGCAGCCGGCTGGCGATCTGGCCGATGCTGGGCCGCATGGCGCTGCTCGGCCTGCCGTGGGCGGTGGCCATGTTCGTGCTGTTCCCGCGGCTGGAGCATCCGCTGTGGCAGTTGCCGCAATCCGCGCCCACCGGAACCACCGGACTCAGCGATAGCATGCGGCCCGGCAGCGTCGGTAAGCTGATCCGCTCGCCGGCGCTGGCGCTGCGCGCCGAGGTCGCCGGCCCGCCGCTGCCTGCCGCGGCGCTGTACTGGCGCGCGCTGGTGCTGTGGGAGTACGACGGCATCACCTGGCGCCCCGCACGCCAGCGCCTGCACGCGCTGGCACCTGCGCCGGCTGCTGTCTCCGGCGGGCACGGAATCGACTACAGCATCACGCTTGAGCCCAGTTCGCAGCACTGGCTGCTGGTGCTGGACCGCGGGCAGGCTGTGTCGCCGTCGGCCGATGCCGCCGTCACGCCCGACGGCGAGTTCATGGCGCGCAGGCCGGTGGACCAGCGCCTGCGTTACCAGGCGAGATCGATGCTCGTTCCGGCACCGGAGGCGCTGGATGCCGCCACGCGCCGGCTGGCGCTGGCACTGCCCGCCGGCAACCCGCGCGCCCGCGCGCTGGCAGGCACATGGGCCGCGCAGCACGCCGATCCCGCCGCACGCGTGCAGGCGGCGCTGCGCCTGTTTGCCGCCGCGCCGTTTGCCTACACGCTCAGCCCGCCACCGCTCGGCGCGGAGCAGGTCGACAGTTTTGTGTTCAACACCCGGCGCGGCTTCTGCGAGCACTACGCCAGCAGCTTCGTCTTCCTGATGCGCGCCGCAGGCGTGCCGGCACGGGTCGTCACCGGCTACCAGGGCGGCGAATACAATCCGATCGGCGGCCACTACGTGGTGCGCCAGTCCGACGCCCACGCCTGGGCCGAAGTCTGGCTGGACGGCCGCGGCTGGGTGCGCGTGGACCCCACCAGCGCGGTCGCGCCCAGCCGGATCGAGCAAGGCCTGGACGCCGCCCTTGGCGCCGAGGCCGCGGCATGGCGCCCGGCCCACCAGCCGGGCTGGATGCAGGATGTCCGCTGGGCCTACGAGGGCATGGTCTACCGCTGGCAGCGCTGGGTCCTGCAGTATGACCACGCGCAACAGGCGCGCCTGCTGGCCACCCTCGGCACTGGCGCCAGTGCCGGGCAACTGCTGGCCGGCGCGCTGGGCGTGCTGTGCCTGCTCGCGCTGGTGCCACTGTGGCGACGCCGGGAGCAGGCCGATCCGCTCGACGCCGCGTACGACCGCTTTTGCGAACTGCTGGCCCGGCACGGCTGCGTGCGCGCACCCGCCGAAGGCCCGCAAGACTTCGCCGCACGCGCCAGCGCCCGACTGCCGCAGGCTGCCGCGCCCATCGCGGCGGTTGCCGCGGCCTACATCGGGCAGCGCTATGGCAAGGGTGGCGAGGGCGGCAAGGCTGGTAAGGGCGATCCGACGCACGCGCGCCAGGCGGCGGAGCGCATGCGAGCGGGCACGCGGGACATCGCCGGCGCGCTGCGCCGGCAAAAATGA
- a CDS encoding organic hydroperoxide resistance protein yields MKLEKVVYTANAKATGGRDGRATTSDGQLDVKLAVPKEMGGAGNGLNPEQLFAAGYSACFLGAIRYVAGQQKINVPADASIEGAVGIGPIPQGFGIQVELKISLPGFEREAAEKLVEQAHQVCPYSNATRGNIDVTLTVV; encoded by the coding sequence ATGAAACTCGAAAAAGTCGTTTATACCGCCAATGCCAAAGCCACCGGCGGCCGCGATGGCCGGGCCACGACCTCCGATGGCCAACTGGACGTCAAGCTGGCAGTGCCCAAGGAGATGGGTGGCGCCGGCAACGGACTGAACCCGGAACAGCTGTTTGCCGCCGGCTACTCGGCCTGCTTCCTGGGCGCAATCCGGTATGTGGCCGGCCAGCAAAAAATCAATGTGCCGGCAGACGCCTCGATCGAAGGCGCCGTTGGCATCGGACCGATCCCCCAAGGCTTCGGCATCCAGGTGGAACTGAAGATCTCGCTGCCGGGGTTCGAGCGCGAAGCGGCGGAGAAGCTGGTGGAGCAGGCTCACCAGGTTTGCCCGTACTCGAATGCCACCCGCGGCAATATCGACGTGACGTTGACGGTAGTCTGA
- a CDS encoding DegQ family serine endoprotease, producing the protein MIRQTIARTAVGIAALAALGGGYAYLQKEVITPGYAAPTPAPVAAAQPAAAIATPGDFSGIVAQYGPAVVNISVTARAQRTAAQMPPGIDPDDPLFQFFKRFGPQFQGPQGGQQQLVRGLGSGFIVSPDGLILTNAHVVDGAQEVTVKLTDRREFKAKVLGTDPQTDVAVIRIDTKNLPTVRLGDPSRVRVGEPVLAIGSPYGFENTVTAGIVSAKSRSLPDDTYVPFIQTDVAVNPGNSGGPLFNQRGEVIGINAQIYSQTGGYQGLSFAIPIDVATKVQQQLVATGKVTRGRLGISVQEVNQALAQSFGLPKPTGALVNSVEPDSPAARAGLKPGDVIVQLGNDVIDHSGDLPEHVADLKPGTQSSLKIIRKGEPMTLSVKIGTARDRAVAQKGGANEASGRLGLAVRPLSPAEKRDSGIEGGLVVEDVTGPAARVGIQPGDVILSLNGTPIASVEQLKSLVAKSGKQVALLVQRDDARIFIPLDIG; encoded by the coding sequence ATGATTCGCCAGACCATTGCTCGCACGGCCGTCGGTATCGCCGCCCTCGCCGCGCTGGGCGGCGGGTATGCCTATCTGCAGAAGGAAGTCATCACGCCCGGATATGCCGCCCCCACGCCGGCGCCCGTAGCGGCCGCGCAACCGGCCGCCGCCATAGCCACGCCGGGGGACTTCTCCGGCATCGTTGCCCAGTACGGGCCCGCCGTGGTCAATATCAGCGTGACCGCGCGCGCGCAGCGCACTGCGGCGCAGATGCCGCCGGGAATCGATCCGGACGATCCGTTGTTCCAGTTTTTCAAGCGATTCGGCCCGCAGTTCCAGGGCCCGCAAGGTGGCCAGCAGCAACTGGTACGCGGTTTGGGCTCCGGCTTTATCGTCAGTCCCGACGGGCTGATCCTGACCAATGCGCACGTCGTCGACGGGGCGCAAGAGGTGACCGTCAAGCTGACTGACCGTCGCGAGTTCAAGGCCAAGGTGCTGGGCACCGATCCGCAGACCGATGTGGCGGTGATCCGCATCGATACCAAAAACCTGCCGACGGTTCGGCTGGGCGACCCGTCGCGGGTACGCGTCGGCGAGCCGGTGCTGGCCATCGGTTCGCCGTATGGCTTCGAGAATACCGTGACTGCCGGCATCGTCAGCGCCAAGTCACGCTCGCTGCCGGATGACACCTACGTGCCGTTTATCCAGACGGACGTGGCCGTTAACCCGGGCAACTCAGGCGGCCCGCTGTTTAACCAGCGTGGCGAGGTGATCGGCATCAACGCGCAGATCTACAGCCAGACAGGCGGCTACCAAGGGCTGTCGTTCGCGATTCCGATCGACGTGGCCACCAAGGTGCAGCAGCAACTGGTGGCGACCGGCAAGGTCACGCGCGGCCGCCTCGGCATCAGCGTGCAGGAAGTCAACCAGGCGCTGGCGCAATCCTTCGGCTTGCCCAAGCCGACCGGGGCGCTGGTCAACTCGGTCGAACCGGACAGTCCCGCTGCCCGCGCCGGCCTGAAGCCGGGCGATGTGATCGTGCAACTGGGCAATGACGTGATCGACCATTCGGGCGACCTGCCCGAGCATGTGGCCGACCTGAAGCCCGGCACGCAAAGCTCGCTGAAGATCATTCGCAAGGGCGAGCCGATGACCTTGTCGGTGAAGATCGGCACGGCCAGGGACCGGGCGGTGGCGCAGAAGGGCGGCGCCAACGAGGCCAGCGGCCGGCTGGGGCTGGCAGTGCGTCCGCTGTCGCCGGCGGAAAAGCGCGACAGCGGCATCGAAGGCGGCCTCGTGGTCGAAGACGTGACCGGACCCGCGGCGCGGGTCGGCATCCAGCCCGGCGACGTGATCCTGTCGCTCAACGGCACGCCGATTGCTTCGGTCGAGCAGCTGAAATCGCTGGTGGCAAAGTCCGGCAAGCAGGTAGCGCTGCTGGTGCAGCGCGACGATGCCCGCATCTTCATTCCGCTCGATATCGGTTGA
- a CDS encoding lipoate--protein ligase family protein, translated as MPFVFVEPAPAGPQHADPLQEELALLEFAAQGRQVAQLWEAPLSLVVPRTYQRHAGFEAARAEFARQGCPVFLRMSGGGLVPQGPGILNLSLAYTVGQPPGALSDAVYLHLCEVIGKGLQALGVPTHWQAVAGSFCDGRFNLAWGPPEAARKIAGTAQYWRRAPAATQSADGQRHLVLAHAVLLVSADPEQINARANAFEAAIDSGRRYDPGKVVSVREALLAQGPVPADGAELMAQVSQALRHSAAQTPPPA; from the coding sequence ATGCCTTTTGTGTTCGTCGAACCCGCGCCTGCCGGACCGCAGCATGCGGATCCGCTGCAGGAAGAGCTGGCGCTGCTCGAGTTCGCCGCGCAGGGCCGGCAGGTCGCGCAACTGTGGGAAGCGCCGCTGTCGCTGGTGGTGCCGCGTACCTACCAGCGGCATGCCGGCTTCGAGGCCGCGCGCGCCGAGTTCGCGCGGCAAGGCTGCCCCGTGTTCCTGCGCATGTCGGGCGGGGGACTGGTGCCGCAAGGCCCGGGCATCCTCAACCTGAGCCTGGCCTATACCGTGGGCCAGCCGCCAGGTGCGCTCAGCGATGCGGTCTACCTGCACCTGTGCGAGGTCATCGGCAAGGGACTGCAGGCGCTCGGCGTGCCGACCCATTGGCAGGCGGTGGCCGGGTCGTTCTGCGACGGCCGCTTCAACCTGGCGTGGGGGCCGCCGGAGGCGGCGCGCAAGATCGCCGGCACCGCGCAGTACTGGCGGCGCGCGCCGGCGGCGACGCAGTCTGCGGATGGCCAGCGGCACCTGGTGCTGGCCCATGCGGTGCTGCTGGTGAGCGCTGACCCGGAGCAGATCAACGCGCGCGCCAATGCTTTCGAGGCGGCGATCGACAGCGGGCGCCGCTATGATCCCGGCAAGGTGGTCAGCGTGCGCGAGGCGCTGCTGGCGCAGGGACCCGTCCCCGCCGACGGGGCCGAACTGATGGCGCAGGTTTCGCAGGCACTGCGGCACAGCGCCGCGCAGACGCCGCCGCCGGCCTAG
- a CDS encoding DUF3047 domain-containing protein, whose protein sequence is MIATPSLRLALCAALLLPQLAVQAADEQPGLSVSARKPGAALPDGWKNLPVANGKAQTSYQLVADGRATVLQADADHSASALMHSGDVNLSRTPVVAWRWKAQGPIPGADNSDSAHEDAPARLVFFFEGDMSKLSLGDRATMQMAKRLGGEELPYATLMYVWSDSAEPGSVIPNPHSGRVQMIVVSGAQGDAGKWQSLRRNVVQDYERVFHEQPGPLKAYGILTDTDNTQGTARAWYGDIRFLPAN, encoded by the coding sequence ATGATCGCCACGCCTTCCCTGCGCCTTGCCTTGTGTGCCGCGCTGCTGCTGCCGCAGCTTGCCGTGCAGGCCGCGGACGAACAGCCCGGACTTTCGGTGTCCGCGCGCAAACCGGGTGCAGCGCTGCCAGACGGCTGGAAAAATTTACCGGTGGCCAACGGCAAGGCGCAGACCAGCTATCAGCTGGTGGCCGATGGCCGTGCCACCGTGCTGCAGGCCGACGCCGATCACTCCGCCTCGGCGCTGATGCACTCGGGGGATGTCAATCTCTCCCGCACACCCGTGGTAGCGTGGCGCTGGAAGGCGCAAGGCCCGATTCCCGGTGCCGACAACAGCGACAGCGCGCATGAGGATGCGCCCGCCCGGCTGGTGTTTTTCTTCGAGGGCGACATGAGCAAGCTCTCGCTCGGGGATCGCGCGACGATGCAGATGGCCAAGCGCCTCGGCGGTGAAGAGCTGCCCTACGCCACGTTGATGTATGTGTGGTCCGACAGCGCTGAGCCGGGCAGCGTCATCCCGAACCCGCATAGCGGCCGCGTGCAGATGATCGTCGTCTCCGGCGCGCAAGGCGATGCCGGCAAATGGCAAAGCCTGCGCCGCAATGTCGTGCAGGACTACGAACGCGTGTTCCATGAGCAACCGGGACCGCTCAAGGCGTACGGCATCTTGACCGACACCGACAACACCCAGGGCACCGCCCGCGCCTGGTATGGCGACATCCGCTTCCTGCCTGCCAACTAG
- a CDS encoding MarR family winged helix-turn-helix transcriptional regulator translates to MILASRLLLRTARLLRAHIDQALAPFELDMNQYLLMSMLSADEGQPSMPSELGTTLDATRTQMTRLLDGLEARGLLRRQVSAQDRRSLELTLTAAGRRLLERAAPVVHAAYRAAWAPLGASGLAGATRALTQLHHTLQAQQP, encoded by the coding sequence CTGATCCTGGCATCGCGCCTGCTGCTGCGTACCGCGCGCCTGCTGCGCGCGCATATCGACCAGGCCCTCGCCCCCTTTGAGCTGGACATGAACCAGTACCTGCTGATGAGCATGCTGTCGGCCGACGAAGGCCAGCCCAGCATGCCGTCCGAGCTGGGTACGACGCTGGACGCCACCCGCACGCAGATGACGCGGCTGCTGGACGGGCTCGAAGCGCGCGGCCTGCTGCGCCGCCAGGTATCGGCGCAGGACCGGCGCAGCCTCGAACTGACCCTGACCGCGGCCGGCCGGCGCCTGCTGGAGCGGGCTGCGCCGGTAGTCCATGCCGCCTACCGCGCGGCCTGGGCACCGCTGGGCGCGAGCGGCCTCGCCGGTGCCACCCGCGCGCTGACGCAGTTGCACCACACCCTGCAGGCCCAGCAGCCATGA
- a CDS encoding phytanoyl-CoA dioxygenase family protein encodes MTASLDSPADLPADLPAAAVLTPDAADSDALLRLAQAFHASGFAILRGFGSEADCAALEAVARRHLAAAVPPVEFEADLGYPGAPAARDAAGGGTVRRLRQAYGRDDVFHDWATDPKLVSVVQALLGEPACLTLAHHNCVMTKHPHYGSQTGWHRDTRYWSFAKPELVTVWLALGDEDESNGVLRVIPGSHRAALEPGQLDPAEFLIEAHPASLPLLQAARPLALHRGDVLFFDSRLFHAAGRNASNAVKLSVAFAYFGASNRPLDGTRSAEFGSVALPVAG; translated from the coding sequence ATGACTGCCTCGCTGGACTCCCCTGCCGACCTGCCTGCCGACCTCCCTGCCGCTGCCGTGCTGACCCCCGACGCTGCCGATTCCGATGCGCTGCTGCGCCTGGCGCAGGCCTTCCATGCCAGTGGCTTCGCGATCCTGCGCGGCTTCGGCAGCGAGGCAGACTGCGCCGCGCTGGAAGCGGTGGCGCGCAGGCACCTGGCGGCGGCGGTGCCGCCGGTGGAGTTCGAGGCCGACCTGGGCTATCCCGGCGCCCCCGCCGCGCGCGACGCCGCCGGCGGCGGCACCGTCAGGCGGCTGCGCCAGGCCTACGGCCGCGACGACGTGTTCCACGACTGGGCCACCGACCCGAAGCTGGTGTCGGTGGTGCAGGCGCTGCTGGGCGAACCCGCGTGCCTGACGCTGGCGCACCACAACTGCGTGATGACCAAGCACCCGCACTACGGCAGCCAGACCGGCTGGCACCGCGATACCCGCTATTGGTCGTTTGCCAAGCCCGAGCTGGTGACGGTGTGGCTGGCGCTGGGCGACGAGGACGAAAGCAACGGCGTGCTGCGCGTCATCCCGGGATCTCACCGCGCGGCGCTGGAGCCGGGCCAGCTGGATCCGGCCGAGTTCCTGATCGAGGCGCACCCCGCCAGCCTGCCGCTGCTGCAGGCGGCGCGCCCGCTCGCGCTGCATCGCGGCGATGTGCTGTTCTTCGACAGCCGGCTGTTCCACGCGGCGGGGCGCAATGCCTCCAACGCGGTCAAGCTGTCGGTGGCCTTTGCGTATTTCGGCGCCAGCAACCGGCCGCTGGACGGTACGCGCTCGGCCGAGTTCGGCAGCGTGGCGCTGCCGGTGGCCGGCTGA
- a CDS encoding GIY-YIG nuclease family protein — MSADDAWYLYLLECTGDSIYTGITTDVARRFAQHLSGKGAKYTRSRKPIRVMAQLRFETKSEALKAEIEIKRMSSAQKRAFCAQYDSEK, encoded by the coding sequence ATGTCAGCCGACGACGCCTGGTATCTCTATTTGCTCGAATGCACAGGTGATTCCATCTACACCGGAATCACGACCGACGTTGCCCGTCGTTTCGCCCAGCATCTGTCGGGAAAAGGCGCCAAATATACCCGCTCGCGCAAGCCGATCCGGGTCATGGCCCAGCTCCGTTTTGAAACCAAATCGGAAGCGCTGAAGGCGGAAATCGAGATCAAGCGAATGAGTTCGGCGCAGAAGCGTGCTTTTTGCGCGCAGTACGACAGCGAAAAGTAA
- a CDS encoding DUF58 domain-containing protein, whose protein sequence is MASDPLAAPRNHGDAAGHQRLPWPGLFASARLRQRFRQRFRQRIAARRPSGGTVRLARRHLYILPARGGIGFAVLLGAMLLTSLNYNISLGFALTFLLAGIGMSCMWLAYRNLLELSVSAGTVAPVHAGQLAVFALRADNAEAEARIGIEVRVPALPEVLPATLTLDGHASGTLALHVPAPRRGRLVLPRVVISSRFPFGLFRVWSHADLPLSTLVYPAPEANAPPPPAAHRPGADDAGHAAAAVPSDDGIDQLRRYRSGDPLHRIAWKHSARTGRWLSRSGDPPQRPARWLDWQAMPAGMDAEARLSRLCAWLLAAPDDAEIGLRLPGLELPPACGASHRRACLEALALWPQHPTRPGARP, encoded by the coding sequence ATGGCGAGCGATCCGCTGGCGGCGCCGCGCAACCACGGAGACGCCGCCGGACACCAACGCTTGCCCTGGCCGGGGCTGTTCGCGTCCGCCAGGCTCCGCCAGCGCTTCCGTCAGCGCTTCCGCCAGCGCATTGCCGCGCGCCGGCCGTCCGGCGGTACCGTGCGGCTGGCCCGGCGCCATCTCTATATCCTTCCCGCGCGGGGCGGCATCGGCTTTGCCGTGCTGCTCGGCGCGATGCTGCTGACTTCGCTCAACTACAACATCAGCCTGGGCTTCGCGCTGACCTTCCTGCTGGCCGGCATCGGCATGTCGTGCATGTGGCTGGCTTACCGAAACCTGCTCGAACTGTCGGTGAGCGCGGGCACGGTGGCGCCAGTGCATGCCGGCCAGTTGGCGGTGTTTGCGCTGCGCGCCGACAACGCCGAAGCCGAGGCGCGCATCGGCATCGAGGTGCGCGTGCCGGCGCTGCCCGAAGTGTTGCCCGCCACCCTGACACTCGACGGCCACGCCAGCGGCACGCTGGCCCTGCACGTGCCGGCGCCGCGGCGCGGACGGCTGGTGCTGCCGCGCGTGGTGATCAGCAGCCGCTTCCCGTTCGGGCTGTTCCGCGTCTGGAGCCATGCGGACCTGCCGCTGTCGACGCTGGTCTATCCGGCGCCGGAGGCCAATGCACCACCCCCGCCCGCCGCGCATCGCCCAGGCGCGGACGACGCGGGACATGCCGCGGCCGCCGTTCCGAGCGACGACGGCATCGACCAGTTGCGGCGCTACCGCAGCGGCGACCCGTTGCACCGGATCGCGTGGAAGCACAGCGCGCGCACCGGCCGCTGGCTCAGCCGCAGCGGCGATCCACCGCAACGCCCTGCGCGCTGGCTCGACTGGCAGGCGATGCCGGCGGGCATGGACGCCGAAGCGCGGCTATCGCGGCTGTGCGCGTGGCTGCTGGCCGCACCGGACGATGCGGAAATCGGCCTGCGCCTGCCGGGTCTTGAACTGCCACCCGCATGCGGCGCGAGCCATCGGCGCGCCTGCCTGGAGGCACTGGCGCTGTGGCCGCAGCATCCAACGCGGCCCGGAGCCCGCCCATGA
- a CDS encoding AAA family ATPase: MTARPRIVASLAEAQAQLGRILLGKPQQVRLALACMLAGGHLLLEDVPGVGKTTLAHALARTLGLQYQRVQFTSDLLPADLIGVSVFMRDAGEFRFHRGPVFAQVVLADEINRAPPKTQSALLEAMAERQVTHDGTTHALPAPFFVIATQNPLEQLGTHALPESQLDRFTMRVSLGYPDPAFERVLYLGGASAAEATPVMDAAQVLALQQAAAQVYASPALVDYVLALVQATRQHGGFAAGLSPRAGLSLLACARAWALLAQRELVLPEDVQAVFTAVAAHRLLPAGGGGPAAVDGELAALLAGVAIP, translated from the coding sequence GTGACTGCTCGCCCACGCATCGTCGCTTCGCTGGCCGAGGCCCAGGCCCAGCTGGGCCGCATCCTCCTTGGCAAGCCGCAGCAAGTGAGGCTGGCGCTGGCCTGCATGCTGGCAGGGGGCCACCTGCTGCTGGAAGACGTGCCCGGCGTGGGCAAGACCACGCTGGCGCATGCGCTGGCGCGTACGCTCGGGCTGCAGTACCAGCGCGTGCAGTTCACCAGCGACCTGCTGCCGGCGGATCTGATCGGCGTCTCGGTGTTCATGCGCGACGCGGGCGAATTCCGCTTCCACCGCGGCCCGGTGTTCGCGCAAGTGGTGCTGGCTGATGAGATCAACCGGGCGCCGCCCAAGACCCAGAGCGCGCTGCTCGAAGCCATGGCCGAGCGGCAGGTGACGCATGACGGCACCACGCATGCGCTGCCGGCACCGTTTTTCGTCATCGCCACGCAAAATCCGCTGGAGCAGCTCGGCACCCATGCGCTGCCCGAGTCGCAACTCGACCGCTTTACCATGCGCGTGTCGCTCGGCTACCCCGATCCGGCCTTCGAGCGCGTGCTGTACCTTGGCGGCGCCAGCGCGGCGGAAGCCACGCCGGTGATGGATGCCGCGCAGGTACTGGCCCTGCAGCAGGCCGCCGCGCAGGTGTACGCCAGCCCCGCGCTGGTCGACTATGTGCTGGCGCTGGTGCAGGCCACGCGCCAGCACGGCGGCTTTGCCGCGGGCCTGTCGCCGCGCGCCGGGCTGTCGCTGCTGGCCTGCGCACGCGCCTGGGCCTTGCTGGCGCAGCGCGAGCTGGTGCTGCCTGAAGATGTGCAGGCGGTCTTTACCGCCGTAGCCGCGCACCGGTTGCTGCCGGCGGGCGGGGGCGGGCCCGCGGCGGTGGACGGCGAGCTGGCGGCGCTGCTTGCCGGCGTGGCCATCCCCTGA
- a CDS encoding MarR family winged helix-turn-helix transcriptional regulator: MERDNDATPNWLLLDRQLCFALYSTSLAMTKLYKPMLGELGLTYPQYLVMLVLWESETLTVSDLGARLALDSGTLTPLLKRLEAAGLVTRNRDTGDERRVLVAVTESGLALRKTAERIPEQMLCATQCPIEEIQALTQRLHELRSTLESARTDFPLPHDGKP, from the coding sequence ATGGAACGCGACAACGACGCCACCCCGAATTGGCTGCTGCTCGATAGGCAACTATGCTTTGCTCTGTATTCGACATCGCTTGCGATGACCAAGCTGTACAAGCCCATGCTTGGTGAGCTTGGACTCACTTATCCGCAATACCTGGTGATGCTCGTACTGTGGGAGAGTGAAACGCTGACGGTATCGGATCTGGGCGCACGCCTTGCGCTGGATTCCGGCACCCTGACGCCGCTGCTGAAGCGCCTGGAAGCAGCCGGGCTGGTCACACGCAACCGTGACACCGGCGACGAGCGCCGGGTGCTGGTGGCGGTGACCGAGTCCGGCCTGGCGCTGCGCAAAACGGCCGAACGCATTCCCGAACAGATGTTGTGCGCGACGCAGTGCCCGATCGAAGAGATCCAGGCCCTGACGCAGCGCCTGCATGAACTGCGGTCCACGCTGGAATCAGCGCGTACCGATTTCCCACTGCCGCATGACGGCAAGCCTTGA
- a CDS encoding OsmC family protein: MTIQATWQPSQGNTICHLSNGTAKWQADLDASAGGDTSNPSPHDLLDSALAACTTLTLQLYAKRKGYAIASIDVSVAHEDANGTYTLKREVKVSGELTPQILDDLLRVANRCPVHKTLSGQIAIETSIG, encoded by the coding sequence ATGACTATCCAAGCGACCTGGCAGCCCAGCCAGGGCAACACCATCTGCCACCTGAGCAACGGCACCGCCAAATGGCAGGCCGACCTGGATGCCTCCGCCGGCGGTGATACCAGCAACCCGAGCCCGCACGACTTGCTCGACTCCGCGCTGGCCGCGTGCACGACCCTGACTCTGCAGCTCTATGCCAAGCGAAAGGGCTACGCCATAGCCAGCATCGACGTGTCGGTCGCCCATGAAGACGCCAACGGAACCTATACGCTGAAACGCGAGGTCAAGGTCAGCGGTGAACTGACGCCCCAGATCCTGGACGACCTGCTGCGGGTCGCCAACCGTTGCCCCGTACACAAGACGCTGTCCGGGCAGATCGCGATCGAGACGTCGATCGGCTAA